One window of the Arthrobacter sp. D5-1 genome contains the following:
- a CDS encoding CoA transferase subunit A yields MSTMYASAAQALQNLMADGLTIAVGGFGLSGIPADLIDAVRESGAKDLTIVSNNMGVDGKGLGVLIEAGQVRKVIASYVGENKLFAEQYLAGKLEVEFTPQGTLAERLRAGGAGIPAFYTRTGVGTLVAEGKPLEEFDGVTYVRERAITADVALVHAHTADTDGNLIYRYTARNFNPVVATAGKVTIAEAEVIVQPGGLDPNHIVTPGVYVQGLVLATARVKDIEQRTVRQRAEALTV; encoded by the coding sequence ATGTCCACCATGTACGCGAGCGCAGCCCAAGCGCTGCAGAACCTGATGGCAGACGGCCTGACCATCGCCGTCGGGGGCTTCGGCCTGAGCGGAATCCCCGCAGACCTGATCGATGCCGTCCGGGAATCGGGTGCCAAGGACCTCACCATCGTTTCCAACAACATGGGGGTGGATGGCAAGGGTCTAGGCGTCCTGATCGAGGCCGGCCAGGTCCGGAAGGTCATAGCTTCCTATGTGGGCGAGAACAAACTTTTCGCCGAGCAGTACCTTGCGGGGAAACTCGAGGTCGAATTCACGCCGCAAGGCACCCTGGCTGAACGCCTCCGCGCCGGCGGCGCCGGCATCCCCGCCTTCTACACGCGCACCGGTGTGGGAACTTTGGTTGCCGAAGGCAAGCCCCTGGAAGAGTTCGACGGCGTCACGTACGTCCGCGAGCGCGCCATCACCGCCGACGTCGCGCTGGTTCACGCCCACACGGCCGACACGGACGGCAACCTGATCTACCGCTACACCGCCCGCAACTTCAACCCTGTGGTGGCTACTGCCGGGAAAGTCACCATCGCCGAGGCCGAAGTCATTGTGCAGCCGGGCGGGCTGGACCCCAACCACATTGTGACCCCCGGCGTTTACGTGCAAGGGCTGGTCCTGGCCACCGCACGGGTTAAGGACATCGAACAGCGCACGGTCCGGCAGCGTGCCGAAGCCCTCACGGTTTAG
- a CDS encoding IclR family transcriptional regulator has product MAVQGAQVVGRVAQLLRLVGRKPEGMSLAGLVRESGLTRPTVHRLLTSLAAEGLLEHDAGKWVLGPEIFLLGSVAAARFPMEDIARPSLRRLAAETGESAFFSIRRGNETICVLREEGSFPVRSFVLHEGVRFPLGVASAGTAIMAFLPPDEQESLLKDWGSHAGDFAAGHPAEVVRDNLENTRLAGYSVNPGLILEGSWGMGAAVFDQQGRPAWALSLTGIEPRFRPDRQEFLGRLLLEEAHRMTARLQGAS; this is encoded by the coding sequence GTGGCGGTACAAGGAGCGCAGGTTGTCGGCCGGGTGGCGCAGTTGCTGCGGCTGGTGGGCCGCAAGCCGGAAGGTATGTCCCTTGCTGGCCTGGTGCGCGAATCCGGGTTGACGCGGCCAACAGTGCACCGGCTGCTGACCTCGTTGGCTGCCGAAGGTTTGCTGGAGCACGACGCCGGCAAGTGGGTGCTGGGGCCGGAAATCTTCCTGCTGGGCTCCGTTGCTGCGGCCCGTTTTCCCATGGAAGACATTGCCCGCCCGTCGCTGCGCAGACTGGCAGCGGAAACGGGAGAGAGCGCGTTCTTCTCCATCCGCCGGGGGAACGAGACCATCTGTGTCCTGCGCGAAGAGGGCTCATTTCCCGTGAGGTCGTTTGTCCTGCACGAAGGGGTGCGCTTCCCGCTGGGGGTGGCTTCTGCGGGGACCGCGATCATGGCCTTCCTGCCCCCGGACGAGCAGGAATCACTGCTGAAGGACTGGGGTTCGCATGCCGGCGACTTTGCCGCGGGGCACCCCGCGGAGGTGGTGCGGGACAACCTGGAAAATACACGGCTGGCTGGCTACTCCGTCAATCCGGGCCTGATCCTTGAAGGCAGTTGGGGAATGGGAGCCGCGGTGTTCGACCAGCAGGGCCGGCCGGCGTGGGCTCTCTCCCTGACCGGGATTGAGCCCAGGTTCCGTCCGGACCGCCAGGAGTTCCTGGGCAGGCTGCTGTTGGAGGAAGCGCACCGGATGACGGCAAGGTTGCAGGGCGCTAGTTGA
- a CDS encoding GNAT family N-acetyltransferase, producing MAIEVRPATVFDDVKTLVGPRSPDSNVCWCLSYRIPSKLNQELQKQERGNYVKKLVSEDPPPGVLAYDGDEVVGWAAVHPRADTSFAKNRKIPHVDDAEVWSVWCIRVRPGHRGKGISHELLRGAIDFAKSHGAPVLEGYPVDNKGGKVDLTMAYVGTRRLFEKAGFKKVAETTSVLNGFPRVLMRLDLN from the coding sequence ATGGCTATCGAGGTTCGCCCCGCGACGGTGTTCGATGACGTGAAGACCTTGGTGGGGCCGAGGAGTCCCGACTCCAACGTGTGCTGGTGCCTGAGCTACAGGATCCCGTCGAAACTGAACCAGGAACTCCAAAAACAGGAGCGTGGAAATTACGTCAAGAAGCTGGTCTCAGAGGACCCGCCTCCCGGTGTTTTGGCGTACGACGGCGACGAAGTAGTCGGGTGGGCAGCGGTCCACCCGCGTGCGGACACCAGTTTCGCGAAGAACCGGAAGATCCCCCATGTTGACGACGCCGAGGTGTGGTCGGTGTGGTGCATCCGGGTGCGGCCGGGGCATCGCGGCAAGGGCATTTCCCATGAACTCCTGCGAGGGGCCATCGACTTCGCAAAGAGCCACGGCGCTCCCGTGCTTGAGGGTTATCCCGTGGACAACAAGGGCGGCAAGGTGGATCTGACCATGGCGTATGTTGGTACCCGCAGGCTCTTCGAGAAGGCCGGCTTCAAGAAGGTCGCCGAAACCACCTCGGTGCTGAACGGCTTCCCCAGGGTCCTGATGCGCCTGGATCTCAACTAG
- a CDS encoding response regulator transcription factor, with the protein MRVVIAEDDALLREGLSLLLKSEGFDVIAAVDNAVDFLAVLDDADAAVLDVRMPPTFTNEGLVAAREARRRRPGFPVLVLSAYVEDRYAGDLLSEGAAGLGYLLKERVGKVAEFTDTLRRVAGGATVMDPEVISQLMSRRGAGDPVGTLTPREREVLGLMAEGLDNVSIGARLVVTETAVSKHIGNIFQKLQLSAMDRGHRRVLAVLAYLRS; encoded by the coding sequence GTGCGGGTTGTGATTGCCGAGGATGACGCGCTCCTCCGGGAAGGCTTGTCACTTCTCCTCAAGAGCGAAGGCTTCGATGTGATCGCTGCCGTGGACAACGCAGTCGACTTCCTGGCTGTCCTGGACGATGCAGACGCCGCCGTTCTGGATGTGCGGATGCCTCCCACATTCACCAATGAAGGCCTTGTGGCAGCACGTGAAGCTCGACGCCGCAGGCCCGGTTTTCCGGTGTTGGTCCTTTCCGCGTATGTGGAGGACCGCTATGCCGGTGACCTGTTGTCCGAGGGTGCGGCCGGACTCGGTTACCTGTTGAAGGAGCGGGTGGGCAAGGTTGCCGAGTTCACCGACACCCTTCGGCGGGTTGCCGGCGGCGCAACCGTCATGGACCCTGAAGTGATCTCCCAGCTGATGAGCCGCCGCGGTGCCGGTGATCCGGTGGGCACCCTGACCCCAAGGGAACGCGAAGTCCTTGGCCTCATGGCAGAAGGACTGGACAACGTCTCCATTGGAGCCCGCCTGGTGGTCACCGAAACTGCTGTGAGCAAGCACATCGGCAATATCTTCCAAAAACTGCAATTGTCCGCCATGGACCGAGGGCATCGGAGAGTGTTGGCAGTGCTCGCTTACCTCCGAAGCTGA
- a CDS encoding sensor histidine kinase, with product MIKPRFRRWLRAYGYLVGELFTSIISMGMFMVSALLIPLFLFSGGWLVAPRAVAGLRWWAALARRRTFSYTAAPVTESYAPIPNNPSFEERLRLVFSRSTGRDLLWLVAHGLGMPIVALLCIGFPFGALNSLLIPTYWYLLPVDQPVVSLYPVTSWGGAWWMLLIGAGYAVISWWLIPGAAAGLAWVQGKMLSLPASSYLAERVTALTASRAAALDAHSAELKRIERDLHDGAQNRLVGVVMMLGLAERTLEKSPDDALPHVRRAQQAATEALAGLRTAVHDIHPPILEELGLEGALSALTGRSAIPCNLMVSDLHRVPAALESASYFIVAEALTNANKYSSATRMSVVVKRDPSADRLLISVEDNGHGGAVERPGGGLAGIRRRAAAFEGVLDFQSPANGPTTVKVELPCGL from the coding sequence ATGATCAAACCCCGTTTTCGGCGATGGCTGCGTGCCTACGGTTATCTTGTTGGCGAGCTGTTCACCAGCATCATTTCCATGGGCATGTTCATGGTTTCTGCGCTCCTCATTCCGCTGTTCCTCTTCAGTGGAGGATGGCTCGTTGCGCCCAGGGCGGTAGCCGGCTTGCGCTGGTGGGCGGCATTGGCCCGCCGTCGAACATTCAGCTACACAGCTGCGCCCGTAACCGAAAGCTACGCTCCCATTCCCAACAACCCGTCGTTCGAAGAGCGCCTCCGCTTGGTCTTTTCCCGCAGCACTGGCCGGGACTTGTTATGGTTGGTGGCTCATGGGCTGGGAATGCCGATCGTGGCGCTCTTGTGTATCGGATTCCCTTTTGGCGCCTTGAACTCGCTGCTCATTCCCACCTACTGGTACCTCCTTCCTGTGGATCAACCAGTGGTTAGCCTCTATCCAGTAACGTCGTGGGGCGGTGCTTGGTGGATGCTGTTGATCGGAGCCGGGTACGCAGTAATCTCCTGGTGGTTGATTCCGGGAGCCGCCGCTGGGCTTGCCTGGGTGCAGGGGAAGATGCTGTCTCTTCCTGCGAGCTCGTACCTGGCCGAGCGGGTGACGGCGTTGACTGCCAGCCGTGCCGCTGCGTTGGATGCGCATTCAGCAGAGCTCAAAAGGATTGAGCGCGATTTGCATGACGGCGCGCAAAATCGCTTGGTGGGCGTGGTCATGATGCTGGGGCTGGCGGAGCGAACTCTTGAAAAGAGTCCCGACGACGCACTCCCCCACGTCCGTAGGGCCCAGCAAGCGGCCACCGAGGCTCTGGCGGGGTTACGGACGGCGGTTCACGATATTCACCCGCCGATCCTGGAGGAACTTGGCCTTGAAGGCGCGCTCTCTGCGTTGACGGGACGTTCAGCGATCCCTTGCAATTTGATGGTCTCGGATCTGCACCGAGTACCGGCTGCACTGGAATCTGCCAGCTACTTCATCGTTGCCGAAGCCTTGACCAACGCCAATAAGTACAGTTCCGCCACCCGAATGTCCGTGGTGGTCAAACGGGACCCCTCTGCCGATCGCCTCCTGATTTCGGTGGAGGACAACGGCCATGGCGGAGCCGTGGAACGTCCGGGTGGCGGGCTCGCAGGAATTCGACGCCGGGCGGCTGCTTTTGAGGGCGTCCTGGATTTTCAGAGCCCGGCCAACGGACCAACAACGGTAAAGGTGGAGCTGCCGTGCGGGTTGTGA
- a CDS encoding acyltransferase, translated as MKSNATAPAVLPAETALGTVGFSNNRDPRGPADKSARDVSVDVIRSFCLLVVVALHALMVGVSIGPQGPVFENALDGNPWFASLSWAVQVMPLFFIAGGFSSISQWRRIQLRGGTAGDYIRLRVVRLLVPAVVLVASVGVGLVVLTLAGVPSGIVETAGYRISQPLWFLAVYLGCSALVPLLALAHGKARLSTLLGLGLAIAAVDAGRLSLELPALGYANLAFVWLFIQQLGFWLADGSVGRLSAAVRKWTSGLALMLMMYLFASGWYSGDMFSNLNPPTGALALLAVAQLMLLSLAQRRIRVWAEKSSAMSFVALVGSKAMTIYLWHMPVMVSIAGLLLVIQMHLPAPGSAEWWLSRPLWLVAVACALLPVVRWLGRLERVNASSRASFTHPRTVLSAVSGVEGVVVLLVDGITPSTAIISVVLFLCALWGHLDLQRPQMTRPGGTNTEQGGRGVAGWFKKLFQSAPIHPVPPSE; from the coding sequence ATGAAAAGCAACGCAACTGCACCAGCAGTTTTACCGGCGGAAACGGCCCTGGGAACCGTCGGGTTTTCGAACAACAGGGACCCGCGTGGCCCAGCGGATAAGTCGGCGCGGGATGTGAGCGTGGATGTCATCCGAAGCTTCTGCCTTCTGGTGGTAGTTGCACTTCACGCCCTGATGGTTGGAGTGAGCATAGGTCCCCAAGGGCCCGTTTTCGAGAATGCCTTGGACGGAAATCCTTGGTTCGCCTCTTTGTCCTGGGCGGTTCAGGTCATGCCGCTGTTTTTCATTGCGGGCGGGTTCAGTTCAATCTCGCAATGGCGTCGCATCCAGCTTCGGGGTGGCACTGCCGGCGACTATATCCGGCTTCGGGTGGTCCGGCTCCTCGTCCCCGCAGTGGTGCTGGTGGCATCGGTAGGAGTGGGCCTGGTGGTTCTGACGTTGGCAGGGGTACCTTCAGGGATTGTTGAAACGGCCGGGTACCGGATTAGCCAGCCTTTGTGGTTCCTGGCCGTCTACCTCGGATGTTCAGCGCTTGTTCCCCTGCTGGCACTCGCCCACGGGAAGGCGCGTCTCAGTACGCTGTTGGGGTTGGGGTTGGCTATCGCCGCGGTAGATGCGGGGCGTTTGAGCCTGGAACTTCCTGCCCTCGGGTACGCCAACCTTGCCTTTGTGTGGCTCTTCATCCAGCAACTGGGCTTCTGGCTTGCCGATGGGTCGGTGGGCCGGCTATCCGCTGCGGTGCGGAAGTGGACCTCGGGGCTGGCGCTGATGCTGATGATGTACCTCTTCGCTTCTGGTTGGTACTCAGGGGACATGTTCAGCAACCTGAACCCACCAACAGGGGCCCTTGCCCTGCTGGCAGTCGCACAACTCATGCTCTTGTCCCTGGCTCAGAGGCGCATCAGGGTGTGGGCCGAAAAGTCCAGCGCCATGTCCTTCGTGGCGCTGGTGGGGTCCAAGGCGATGACCATCTATCTCTGGCACATGCCGGTGATGGTGTCGATTGCGGGTCTGCTGCTGGTGATACAGATGCACCTGCCTGCTCCCGGCAGTGCGGAGTGGTGGCTGAGCCGGCCCTTATGGCTTGTGGCTGTTGCGTGTGCGCTCTTGCCGGTTGTGAGGTGGCTGGGGCGTCTTGAACGGGTGAACGCCTCGAGCCGAGCTTCTTTCACCCATCCGAGGACCGTGCTGAGTGCCGTGAGCGGCGTGGAGGGAGTGGTGGTTCTCCTCGTTGACGGCATCACTCCCAGCACGGCCATCATCAGCGTGGTTCTTTTCCTCTGCGCGCTTTGGGGCCACCTGGATCTGCAGAGACCACAGATGACCCGCCCCGGCGGGACAAACACGGAACAGGGCGGACGCGGTGTGGCGGGCTGGTTTAAAAAACTTTTTCAATCCGCACCCATCCACCCCGTCCCACCCTCCGAATAG
- a CDS encoding fasciclin domain-containing protein: protein MLSTKRPALAFVGLTAAALLGLTACGGSSTSTSPSSASAAPETSSAMPSASPSASAMSSAAMDPAANLVGPGCAGYAAQVPDGAGSVTGMAKDPVAVAASNNPLLKTLTAAVSGKLNPKVDLVSTLNGSEFTVFAPVDDAFAKIDPATIETLKTDDALLSKILTYHVVPGQLTPDQIVGTHKTVQGGEVTVAGTKDALTVDGASNVICGGVQTANATVYLIDSVLMPK from the coding sequence ATGTTGTCCACAAAGCGCCCCGCCCTCGCCTTCGTTGGCCTCACTGCAGCCGCCCTTCTCGGTCTCACTGCCTGTGGTGGTTCCAGCACCTCCACTTCGCCTTCCTCGGCATCTGCCGCTCCGGAGACGTCCTCAGCCATGCCGTCTGCTTCGCCGTCGGCCTCCGCCATGAGCAGCGCCGCCATGGATCCGGCCGCTAACCTTGTGGGCCCCGGCTGCGCCGGTTACGCCGCACAGGTTCCGGACGGTGCCGGTTCGGTAACGGGCATGGCCAAGGACCCGGTAGCCGTAGCAGCATCGAACAACCCGCTGCTCAAGACCCTGACCGCCGCGGTCTCGGGCAAGCTCAACCCTAAGGTTGACCTGGTTTCCACCCTGAACGGCAGCGAATTCACGGTGTTCGCACCGGTTGACGATGCCTTCGCCAAGATCGACCCTGCAACAATCGAGACGCTCAAGACGGACGATGCCCTGCTGAGCAAAATTCTCACCTACCACGTAGTCCCCGGTCAGCTGACCCCGGACCAGATCGTCGGCACCCACAAGACTGTCCAGGGTGGCGAAGTAACGGTTGCCGGCACCAAGGATGCCCTCACGGTTGACGGAGCGTCCAACGTGATCTGCGGTGGCGTCCAGACCGCCAACGCCACGGTTTACCTGATCGACTCGGTGCTGATGCCCAAATAG
- a CDS encoding BCCT family transporter, which yields MATNSDTKPLTPEELPADDHVAGTPGAASPTNPAHAENPEAVIRVSPDDTNLAALNAEDGGADPLSDSVEHEQIMEELRHAKTEQAVSARRNRKLTLDKVTFGITGAIAVAFVVWGFVGRDSLSDTSKGALNWVMEYTGWLFMVLASLFVVFVLWLALGKFGNIPLGKDGEKPEFRTISWVAMMFAAGMGIGLMFYGVAEPLYHYISPPPGTVDGRTPAAIQTAMATSIFHWTLHPWAMYAVVGIAMAYGTYRLGRKQLVSAAFTSLFGIRMVEGPLGKFINILAIFATLFGTAASLGLGALQIGSGMTSNGWLGEIGTPVLVVIVAILTFCFVASAVSGISRGIQWLSNINMVLAVVLALIVFVAGPTLFILNLIPSAVGDYARDLAEMSSRTEAVGDDSLRSWMTSWTIFYWAWWISWTPFVGMFIARISRGRTIRQFVTGVLLVPSVVSVIWFGIFGGAAFHVQQEADKAGTPGLVTMVDGAPSINFDGALFDLVKNLGMPGWLTAAVIVLAMVLVAIFFVTGADAASIVMGSLSSNGAEHPRRGVVIFWGSLTGAVAAVMLLAGGDKPSEALSGLQRVTIVAALPFVIVMLLLCFALVKDLRRDPLQLHKRLATSVVERAIRTGVEQHGGVQFDLVTRHDCAEKCTESDCSGGTPTGTIPLVGKPPQDSNTK from the coding sequence ATGGCTACAAACAGTGACACAAAACCGCTGACGCCCGAGGAACTACCAGCCGACGATCACGTTGCAGGTACCCCGGGCGCAGCCAGCCCAACCAACCCAGCCCACGCGGAGAACCCTGAAGCAGTCATCAGGGTCTCCCCCGACGACACCAACTTGGCAGCCCTCAACGCTGAGGACGGAGGCGCAGACCCCCTCTCCGATTCTGTAGAACACGAACAGATCATGGAAGAGCTGCGCCACGCCAAGACCGAGCAGGCCGTATCGGCCCGCCGGAACCGCAAACTTACCCTCGACAAAGTCACCTTCGGGATCACGGGCGCCATCGCCGTCGCCTTCGTGGTCTGGGGCTTTGTTGGACGGGACAGCCTCTCCGATACCTCCAAGGGCGCCCTGAACTGGGTCATGGAGTACACCGGCTGGCTCTTCATGGTCCTCGCCTCACTGTTCGTCGTTTTCGTCCTGTGGCTTGCCCTCGGCAAGTTCGGCAACATCCCCCTGGGCAAAGACGGCGAAAAGCCCGAGTTCCGAACCATCTCCTGGGTGGCCATGATGTTTGCCGCCGGCATGGGCATCGGCCTCATGTTCTACGGTGTTGCCGAACCGCTGTACCACTACATCTCACCGCCACCCGGGACCGTGGACGGTCGCACACCCGCGGCCATTCAGACCGCCATGGCTACCTCGATCTTCCACTGGACCCTGCACCCGTGGGCCATGTACGCAGTAGTCGGCATCGCCATGGCGTACGGCACCTACCGCTTGGGCCGCAAGCAGCTGGTCTCCGCTGCCTTCACCTCACTGTTCGGCATCCGAATGGTGGAAGGTCCGCTGGGCAAGTTCATCAACATCCTGGCCATCTTCGCCACGCTCTTCGGAACTGCTGCCTCGCTGGGCCTCGGAGCCCTCCAGATCGGCAGCGGCATGACGTCCAACGGCTGGCTGGGTGAAATCGGTACCCCGGTGCTGGTGGTCATTGTTGCGATCCTGACGTTCTGCTTCGTGGCATCAGCTGTTTCAGGCATCAGCCGCGGCATCCAGTGGCTGTCCAACATCAACATGGTCCTGGCCGTTGTTCTGGCCCTGATCGTGTTCGTAGCAGGCCCCACCTTGTTCATCCTCAACCTGATCCCCTCAGCCGTGGGTGACTACGCCCGGGACTTGGCTGAAATGTCCTCGCGTACCGAAGCCGTGGGAGACGACTCCCTGCGTAGCTGGATGACCAGTTGGACCATCTTCTACTGGGCATGGTGGATCTCCTGGACGCCCTTCGTGGGAATGTTCATCGCCCGCATCAGCCGTGGCCGCACCATCCGCCAGTTCGTCACCGGTGTCCTGCTGGTGCCGAGCGTCGTGAGTGTCATCTGGTTCGGCATCTTCGGCGGCGCCGCCTTCCACGTGCAGCAGGAAGCGGACAAGGCCGGCACCCCCGGGCTTGTGACCATGGTGGACGGCGCGCCTTCCATCAATTTCGATGGCGCCCTCTTTGACCTCGTCAAGAACCTGGGCATGCCCGGCTGGCTGACCGCAGCCGTCATTGTCCTGGCCATGGTCCTGGTGGCGATCTTCTTCGTCACTGGTGCCGACGCAGCGTCCATCGTGATGGGATCCCTCAGCTCCAATGGTGCTGAGCACCCGCGTCGAGGAGTGGTGATCTTCTGGGGAAGCCTCACCGGCGCAGTGGCAGCGGTCATGCTGCTTGCCGGCGGCGATAAACCATCGGAAGCGTTGTCCGGCCTGCAGAGAGTGACCATTGTGGCTGCCCTGCCATTTGTGATCGTCATGCTGCTGCTCTGTTTCGCCCTGGTCAAGGACCTTCGCCGCGATCCCCTGCAATTGCACAAGCGCCTGGCCACCTCAGTGGTGGAACGAGCCATCAGGACGGGCGTAGAGCAACATGGCGGTGTTCAGTTTGACCTCGTCACCAGGCACGATTGCGCTGAAAAATGCACGGAGTCCGACTGCTCGGGAGGAACACCCACGGGAACCATCCCCCTGGTTGGCAAGCCACCCCAGGACTCCAACACCAAGTAA
- a CDS encoding IclR family transcriptional regulator, with product MAARSNPEIDKDADAQGGGVQSVDRALQILEILAREGDAGVSEIAEEMGIHKSTVSRLVGSLVNRDIVRQNSERGKYQLGFGILRLASSIPGRLSVVHEAREVLEALAAEYKETVNLAVLRSNYAVNVDQAMGPSTLATYDWVGSLTPLHATSSGKVLLAALTADERNQILKAVGLPARTPRTVTNRGELEKQLLDVARNGYATVHEEFEIGLTAIAVPIFNHAGSVIAAVSISGPAFRFSPEDQPGLIEGLREAGLTISTRMGYRQR from the coding sequence ATGGCCGCACGCAGCAACCCGGAGATCGACAAGGACGCAGACGCCCAAGGCGGCGGCGTCCAATCTGTGGACCGTGCGCTCCAGATCCTGGAAATCCTGGCCCGTGAAGGCGATGCCGGAGTCAGTGAAATCGCGGAAGAAATGGGCATCCACAAATCCACCGTGTCCAGGCTGGTGGGCTCCTTGGTGAACCGGGACATCGTCCGGCAGAACAGTGAACGCGGCAAGTATCAGCTGGGCTTTGGGATCCTCCGCCTGGCATCTTCCATTCCCGGCAGGCTGAGCGTGGTGCATGAAGCACGGGAAGTCCTGGAAGCACTGGCGGCCGAGTACAAGGAGACCGTCAACCTGGCCGTCCTGCGATCGAACTATGCCGTCAACGTGGATCAGGCAATGGGACCCTCAACCCTGGCCACCTACGACTGGGTGGGCAGCCTGACGCCGTTGCACGCCACGTCCAGTGGCAAGGTTCTTCTTGCCGCGCTGACCGCCGACGAACGCAACCAGATCCTCAAGGCCGTGGGCCTGCCCGCGCGTACGCCGCGGACTGTAACGAACCGCGGGGAGCTCGAAAAGCAACTGCTGGACGTGGCCCGCAACGGGTACGCCACAGTCCACGAAGAGTTTGAAATTGGCCTTACCGCCATCGCAGTGCCCATCTTCAACCACGCGGGAAGCGTTATTGCCGCCGTCAGTATTTCCGGACCAGCATTCCGTTTTTCGCCGGAGGACCAGCCAGGGCTTATTGAGGGCCTTCGGGAAGCCGGACTGACTATCAGCACCCGGATGGGCTACAGGCAGCGCTAG
- a CDS encoding molybdopterin molybdotransferase MoeA has product MLTQDVAAGTSLSRRHAPTWAEARHVAYHCGGPLPAVSATLREAIGRTLTSAVTAQRNLPHYASSAMDGWAINGSGPWTLTLPGRQLDAGEASVIATGGLVPTGATAVLRKESGHVSGDGSGIQRLTLTPDAPPEEARPGRHIRPAGEEALRGDVLIPAGTLLNPAHIALAAVAGHDDLQVQRKPRVAVVLTGSEVVTSGEPAPGQVRDAFGPQLDAVILQLGAEPAGQLRIGDSYEEWLAALGNAPEGLPPDVTITTGGTGKSGTDHFRDALAALGGRLLLDGIAMRPGHPAVLAELPDGRFVIGLPGNPLAAMMALMTLGEPLLAALGNRSLRAARRVTSGADIDPCPGRTRLMPCTFIHDLAFPTSRTGPGMMRGLAWADGYMAVPPEGVAAGAPVSVLPLPWTAPNA; this is encoded by the coding sequence ATGCTGACTCAAGACGTCGCCGCCGGCACTTCCCTTTCCCGCCGGCACGCACCCACCTGGGCCGAAGCCCGCCATGTGGCCTACCACTGCGGCGGCCCGCTCCCTGCCGTGAGCGCCACCCTCCGTGAAGCTATCGGACGAACCCTGACCAGCGCAGTCACCGCACAACGGAATCTGCCCCACTACGCATCGTCAGCAATGGACGGCTGGGCCATCAACGGCAGCGGTCCATGGACCCTTACCTTGCCAGGGCGGCAACTCGACGCCGGAGAAGCCAGCGTCATTGCCACCGGCGGGCTCGTACCCACCGGCGCCACAGCAGTCCTGCGCAAGGAAAGCGGCCACGTCTCCGGGGACGGATCCGGCATCCAACGCCTCACACTGACTCCTGACGCGCCACCGGAAGAGGCACGTCCCGGCCGGCACATCCGTCCAGCCGGAGAAGAAGCCTTACGCGGCGACGTCCTGATTCCCGCCGGCACACTCCTCAACCCTGCGCACATCGCCCTGGCCGCCGTCGCGGGCCACGATGACCTCCAGGTACAGCGCAAGCCGAGGGTCGCCGTCGTACTGACCGGTTCGGAAGTCGTGACCTCGGGCGAGCCGGCACCGGGACAGGTCCGCGACGCGTTCGGACCGCAACTGGATGCCGTCATCCTGCAGTTGGGCGCGGAGCCCGCCGGCCAGCTCAGGATTGGCGATTCGTATGAGGAATGGCTGGCAGCGTTGGGAAATGCTCCTGAGGGCTTACCGCCGGACGTAACCATCACCACCGGCGGGACAGGCAAATCCGGGACGGACCATTTCCGCGATGCCCTTGCTGCGCTCGGCGGCAGGCTCCTCCTGGACGGCATTGCCATGAGACCCGGTCACCCTGCCGTGTTGGCTGAACTTCCCGATGGCCGATTCGTCATCGGCCTCCCCGGGAATCCGCTGGCCGCCATGATGGCGCTCATGACCCTCGGCGAACCCCTGCTGGCCGCACTGGGAAACCGGAGCCTTCGGGCAGCCCGCCGGGTGACGTCCGGGGCGGACATCGATCCCTGCCCAGGGCGGACGCGGCTGATGCCGTGCACTTTTATCCACGACCTCGCATTCCCCACTTCCCGCACGGGTCCGGGGATGATGCGTGGGCTTGCCTGGGCCGACGGCTATATGGCTGTTCCCCCCGAAGGGGTGGCAGCCGGCGCGCCTGTTTCCGTCCTGCCGCTGCCGTGGACGGCTCCCAATGCGTAG